A genomic window from Hyla sarda isolate aHylSar1 chromosome 10, aHylSar1.hap1, whole genome shotgun sequence includes:
- the LOC130293358 gene encoding interferon regulatory factor 3-like — MGSHNKPRIIPWLIEQINSQKYPGLIWIDEEHTKVKIPWKHGLRQDRSGDDVKIFEAWAVVSGTYDPNTDQPNPAVWKRNVRSALNRKKEIRMISDKSSESSDPHKIYEIIRENLSAGSVASEDMNMSDISPTMNITNWNSPGSQIAVDGHLAQGMTQMQISLNDDELYLAAEDLQTPLESPGQGWYNNLSSPDLYSAECGTSPVPENHSPYLGYNEQPVTEQVQCGPAETQESTQQNLMNYCFPNNTFATEFDVKIYYRGTQVKQVLVKNPHGFHITSRQQPNTESDVEDVTLPPPTAIHDKKVAAEINKLLENLEMGTVVEVRDGAICAKRLGKCRSFWTMTDMPTTSQPNPIDKMDYCVLYNCQQFVKELVEFIEQKRKESPQYSIWICLGEFWPDNRSWKKKFIMVQVTPISMQLLHELSYNTGASSLRSSEINLQISDSLSLQSTSDLLTFLKEFEERMDCA; from the exons ATGGGTTCTCATAATAAGCCACGTATTATCCCCTGGCTCATAGAACAGATCAACAGTCAGAAGTATCCTGGTCTCATATGGATCGATGAAGAACATACAAAAGTCAAAATACCATGGAAGCACGGCCTGAGGCAGGACCGATCGGGGGATGATGTAAAGATATTTGAG GCTTGGGCTGTTGTCAGCGGTACTTATGACCCCAACACGGACCAACCCAACCCAGCTGTGTGGAAAAGAAATGTCCGCTCTGCTCTGAATCGTAAAAAAGAAATCCGTATGATCAGTGACAAAAGCTCGGAGTCTTCTGACCCACATAAAATTTATGAGATCATCAGAGAAAATCTTTCTGCTG GTAGTGTTGCTTCTGAAGACATGAACATGAGTGATATTAGTCCAACTATGAATATAACCAACTGGAACAGCCCAGGAAGCCAGATCGCTGTG GACGGACATCTGGCGCAGGGCATGACGCAGATGCAGATCTCTCTTAATGACGACG AGCTTTACCTTGCCGCTGAAGACTTGCAAACGCCTCTGGAATCACCAGGCCAAGGCTGGTACAATAACTTGTCATCTCCTGATCTGTATTCAGCGGAATGTGGTACCAGTCCTGTGCCTGAAAACCATTCACCATATTTAGGATACAATGAGCAACCTG TTACAGAACAAGTTCAGTGCGGTCCGGCTGAGACTCAGGAATCCACGCAGCAAAACCTAATGAATTATTGCTTTCCAAATAATACCTTTG caacagaATTTGATGTAAAGATTTATTACCGTGGAACTCAGGTGAAGCAGGTGTTGGTAAAGAACCCGCATGGCTTCCACATTACTTCAAGACAACAACCAAATACTGAAAGTGATGTAGAGGATGTGACGCTGCCGCCCCCAACTGCAATACATGACAAGAAAGTAGCTGCTGAAATAAATAAACTCCTAGAGAACCTGGAAATGGGCACAGTGGTGGAAGTGCGAGATGGGGCCATTTGTGCTAAGAGGCTGGGCAAGTGCCGGAGCTTCTGGACAATGACAGACATGCCAACCACATCTCAACCCAATCCTATAGACAAAATGGACTATTGTGTTCTTTATAACTGTCAACAATTTGTCAAAG AACTGGTTGAGTTCATAGAACAGAAGAGGAAGGAATCTCCCCAGTATTCCATTTGGATTTGTTTGGGTGAATTCTGGCCAGACAACAGATCATGGAAAAAGAAGTTCATTATGGTGcaa gttacgCCAATCTCAATGCAACTGCTTCACGAGTTAAGCTACAACACTGGAGCCTCATCACTACGCAGCAGCGAAATCAACCTGCAAATCTCCGACTCGCTGTCTCTTCAAAGTACAAGCGATCTGCTGACTTTCCTTAAAGAGTTTGAGGAACGGATGGACTGTGCTTAG